From the Debaryomyces hansenii CBS767 chromosome F complete sequence genome, the window TTGCTCTCGGGAGGAAGTGGAAAGATGAAGCAATGGCTCAGTAAAATGTTTGGAGACAATTCCGGATCTTCTAGTGGATCTTCAAGTGCATCCACAAATGCACCAGTCTCTACATCAGCCAGTATTGCCACTAGTACTTCTACTGGATCTTCAAGATTAGGATTTTTAGATAGCCTTTTGGGTGGATCAGATTCAGACTCAGACTCAGACTCAGACTCAGGATCAGGATCAGATAGTTCTTCCACTTACAGACCATCCACCTTATCAACATCAACCTCTTCATCTTCCGGTTCGTCTAGTACCTCTACTTCCGGCTCGTCATCTGGTATTTATGACCAAATTTCTGACTCCACAGGTATCGACAAGACCTTTGCTAAGGAAATCTTAGATGCCCACAACACGGATAGAGCAAAACACCTGGCACAACCATTGTCATGGGATACCGACGCTTATAACTATGCAAAGAAAAATGCAGACAATTACGACTGTTCTGGTGTTTTGACCCATACACACGGTCAGTTCGGTGAAAACCTTGCATGTGGTTACAAGGATGGTCCTTCTGCAGTTCAAGCTTGGTACGAAGAAGGCCAAACTTATGATTACTCTACTGCAAATGAATACAATCATTTTACTCAAATGGTTTGGAAAGATACAACTAAGGTTGGTTGTGCTTACAAAGATTGTTCTTCAGAAAACTGGGGTTTATACATTATTTGTTCATACGACCCAGTTGGTAATGTCATTGGCCAAAATAAGGCAAATGTGTTAGAGAATTAAAGGTatatatcatcaaatgGTAAAAGCCCATACAACTAGACCCAACAAGTACTTTGGTCTCCTTTATTCTACTAAAtgtttttttatttattaaaatagtCTGACTTCATAAAGAATCGTCGGCATAGTTTCTGGTTAATCTTCAATTCTCtatttcaaaataccaTTATTTAAGTTAGTTGCTTGGTTTTACGTTCGTTTGGCTTTTGAGATTTTATACCTACATGTattgtattaaatattacTATATATACAGTAATTGCATCgtatttctaatttaattatcatatatttaaattttttgcGAGCTCATTAAAAAATGCATCTGTCAATATCCATACTGGCTTGGAAAATTGATGTCAACATCACCGATCTACTACTTCGAGAATGGGTTGCGCAAGGTAAAGCCTTATTACTTCACTTATAAGACACATGTTAAGTCAAGATGGATAGGGAAGACAGTGTATGAAGTATTCACTACAGAATTGGGACAAGAACATGATATAACCAAGAAGGAAATTACCAATCagataatatatatattgagTAATCAGGGAATGAAAGGAGGACCGATCGCAATTAAAGGTTGGGAAAACCTAGTAGAAAGGAAAATACAATCTCAagatttaatatataattcgAAGCATATACATGAGCCTAGTGTTGCGCAAGGCCTTGAATTGGTAAAAAAATCTAGTAAGTGTACTAGTCAAGATTTAACAGACCTAAGCATCATATTTGAGAATGATGAGATGCTTGTAATAGATAAACCAGCAGGGATTCCAACACATCCTAAAGGtaattatagatataattCAATCACTGAGTTAGTAAAGcatgatttaaatttagaGAATGTATGGCCTTGTCATAGGTTAGATAAGGTTACTTCTGgaattttgatattaggGACAACTAAGCAAGGAAGTAAAATCTACCTGACTATAATTAATAACGAAAGAGATAGAATTTCGAAACAGTACGTTGCTAGAGTGATGGGAGAGTTTCCAAAAGATGAGTTTGTTATGAACTGTCCAATATTTCTAGTGAACACGTCTGGTGGTTATATTATGCCGTCGAATTCTAGGAATGTTCCCAAGAATTCAACAACAATCTTTAGAAGATTGAACTATAACAAAGAGCTAAACCAAAGTATCGTATTATGCAAACCCATAACAGGTCGAATGCATCAAATAAGGATACATTTGAGAAATACAGGTCACCCTATAGTGAACGATTATGAGTACAATCCACAGGGAGATGCAACAAGACTGCACATTCAACGATTAAGAAACCAAATTGAGTTACAAATGTATGAAAATATCTATCTTGATTTCCCTTCGTTTAAAGAACACCAACCGCATAACGTTGCTCATGATGAAACCGAGGTAGATGTAGTAAGGCTTTCAAGGGTGGAGACTGATgaaatgcaaaaaaaaatacatcAATTGGTAAAATTGAGATCTGAGATGGTAAAAGATATGAAAGAACAGTATAATAAGATTTGCGATGAATGCAATCGCCCGTTATTTGATTCAGATATCAATATAGATGACGGAGGGATTTGGCTACATGCTTTTCGCTATGAGTATTCTGCGATTGAATCTGTCAATTCGTTTTGCTTCGAAACCAGTTTTCCATCATGGTGTAATATATGAATCTAAACTAtgttcaatatttataataattttttcatgTCGTCTATATACGGAAGCTTTGAATAATAGCCAGGCACATTCCTAGCACCTATTGTATTGTACATTTTTACTTCTTTAACGAGCACTTGACCATTCCTGAAGGCTTTGTTCTGTTCCTTTACAACATTCAATAGTTGCAGTTTATAATTCAGATTAGACTTTAATAATACATTTAATGCCAGATCAAGGTCAGTCATAACCTGTTGCTTATCACTTTCTGTAGCTGGAACAATTGTAAACCTGAAAAAGAATACTCCTCTTACTTGATCCAAATCTTTCGGCAATTTTACATATTTGTGCAACGATTCGAATAGTGATCGCTTTATGAATTTTCTGTATTTTGCCCTACCTACTGCAGTATCCAATGGACATAGTTTCTCTTGGAAGAATGCAAGCTTCTTATACTTTCCTTTATATTCTGTTAAAGATTTGGCAAGCAAAGGATCATTAAGGTTAAAGCCTCCACGATTTGTGAACGTATATgctatatttgatt encodes:
- a CDS encoding DEHA2F25630p (some similarities with uniprot|Q9HFZ2 Candida albicans RBT4 Repressed by TUP1 protein 4) — its product is MKVTTLSTALAILSATNMVAAAPAPQVLTVWQTATQIVNTDGSIYDQEATQATVAAVSTSAAASTDTSSAGTNSGSSSSGSKFNLDSLLSGGSGKMKQWLSKMFGDNSGSSSGSSSASTNAPVSTSASIATSTSTGSSRLGFLDSLLGGSDSDSDSDSDSGSGSDSSSTYRPSTLSTSTSSSSGSSSTSTSGSSSGIYDQISDSTGIDKTFAKEILDAHNTDRAKHSAQPLSWDTDAYNYAKKNADNYDCSGVLTHTHGQFGENLACGYKDGPSAVQAWYEEGQTYDYSTANEYNHFTQMVWKDTTKVGCAYKDCSSENWGLYIICSYDPVGNVIGQNKANVLEN
- a CDS encoding DEHA2F25652p (similar to CA0247|CaRIB21 Candida albicans CaRIB21), whose product is MSTSPIYYFENGLRKVKPYYFTYKTHVKSRWIGKTVYEVFTTELGQEHDITKKEITNQIIYILSNQGMKGGPIAIKGWENLVERKIQSQDLIYNSKHIHEPSVAQGLELVKKSSKCTSQDLTDLSIIFENDEMLVIDKPAGIPTHPKGNYRYNSITELVKHDLNLENVWPCHRLDKVTSGILILGTTKQGSKIYSTIINNERDRISKQYVARVMGEFPKDEFVMNCPIFLVNTSGGYIMPSNSRNVPKNSTTIFRRLNYNKELNQSIVLCKPITGRMHQIRIHLRNTGHPIVNDYEYNPQGDATRSHIQRLRNQIELQMYENIYLDFPSFKEHQPHNVAHDETEVDVVRLSRVETDEMQKKIHQLVKLRSEMVKDMKEQYNKICDECNRPLFDSDINIDDGGIWLHAFRYEYSAIESVNSFCFETSFPSWCNI
- a CDS encoding DEHA2F25674p (weakly similar to CA0248|IPF7262 Candida albicans IPF7262) → MKIRGCSIEIFRFKHDTVVRNFLSNSSGPVNLVKPISPMPQRTVPVLPNKYIEETTGAFQANFKNCKEFVKYRYNEEYPPSHIRNCLPEKPTDIKGVDQVVYKHVHRKQMIRKLPTLLSSKFFTLKFFPDSHHVSLARKSNIAYTFTNRGGFNLNDPLLAKSLTEYKGKYKKLAFFQEKLCPLDTAVGRAKYRKFIKRSLFESLHKYVKLPKDLDQVRGVFFFRFTIVPATESDKQQVMTDLDSALNVLLKSNSNYKSQLLNVVKEQNKAFRNGQVLVKEVKMYNTIGARNVPGYYSKLPYIDDMKKLL